Below is a window of Metamycoplasma cloacale DNA.
AATTGTAATGATTTGTTAGCAATAATTTGATATTGATAAAAATCACTTAAATCTTTATTTAAATCAAATAATTGTGTTTGTTCTTGTGTGTATTGATTATTTGATGTATGTGTTTTGATGTATGGGGAGATATCAATATTTACTTTTTGAGCTAGTTTTTTTAATGCATCAATAGCAGAAACATTTTCATAAAGTTCAATAAATTTTAGTGCGTTTCCACCTTTTGAACATCCAAAACATTTAAAGATTTGACGTTTAGCATTAACTGAAAATGAAGGTGTTTTTTCTCCATGGAAAGGGCAATTAGTTCAATAATCATTACCACGTTTCTTAAGAGGTAGATATTCACCTATAATGCTAACTATATCTGTTTGTTGTAAAACTTTTTCTCAAATATTGATATTTTCCATTAACACCTTATTTCTTAAATTTGTTTAAATATGATTCAATTTCATCAATGCTTATTCTTGTTTGTTCCATTGAATCTCTATTTCTTATTGTCACTGTATTATTGTCATATGTTTCGTAATCAATGGTAATCGCAAAAGGTGTACCAATTGCATCTTGTCTACGGTATCTTTTACCAATTGAACCAGCTTCATCATATGTAACTCTGATATCAGTTTCTTTTAATAATTTTTCGTATATTTCAGTTGCCTTTGAATTGATTTTCTTCATTAATGGAAGAATTGCAACTTGATATGGAGCAATGTTGTAATCAAGTTTTAAAACAATTCTATTGTCATTTTCCACTAATTGTTCTACTTCAAAAGCATCAATCAATAATGCAAATAATAAACGATCTAAACCAATAGAAGGTTCAATAACATAAGGGATTATTTTACTTCCATCATCATTTAAATATTCAAGTGATTCATTTGAATATTTCATATGTTGTGATAGATCGTAATTACCACGGTTTGCAATACCAAGTAATTCACCTCAACCAAAAGGAAATAGATATTCAATATCACTAGTTCCTTTTGAATAGTGGCTTAATTCTTCTTGTTCGTGTGGTCTAATTCTAATGTTGTCATTTTTTAAACCCAATAATTGAACAAAGTCTTTACATTTATTGATTCAATATTTGTAATAATGTTCATCTTCATTTGGATTACAGAAGAACTCAAGTTCCATTTGTTCAAATTCTCTAGTTCTAAAAATGAAATCTCTTGGTGTAATTTCATTTCTGAAACTCTTACCAATTTGACCAATACCGAAAGGCAATTTAGCTCTTGTTGTTCTTGCTACGTTTTTAAAGTTAACAAAAATACCTTGAGCA
It encodes the following:
- a CDS encoding glycine--tRNA ligase, whose translation is MNDNQQKNLQEIINHLKTSGFVYQNAEIYGGVVNTWDYGNLATQMMTEIKRLWVREFIKRENNYQIDSKIITNPLVWKASGHIDNFADYLIENKVNGKRYRADHIVKDLFPNINVEKATFSELEEIIKTNVKEFDGEKTEWTSIRPFNLMFKTQMGAIDSSANQTYLRPETAQGIFVNFKNVARTTRAKLPFGIGQIGKSFRNEITPRDFIFRTREFEQMELEFFCNPNEDEHYYKYWINKCKDFVQLLGLKNDNIRIRPHEQEELSHYSKGTSDIEYLFPFGWGELLGIANRGNYDLSQHMKYSNESLEYLNDDGSKIIPYVIEPSIGLDRLLFALLIDAFEVEQLVENDNRIVLKLDYNIAPYQVAILPLMKKINSKATEIYEKLLKETDIRVTYDEAGSIGKRYRRQDAIGTPFAITIDYETYDNNTVTIRNRDSMEQTRISIDEIESYLNKFKK